In a genomic window of Flavobacterium crassostreae:
- a CDS encoding HPF/RaiA family ribosome-associated protein, with translation MKIQFNTDNNIEGHQRVEAYFASELETALARFEDKITRVEVHVGDENSAKPGVNDKRCLIEVRPAKLQPVVVTEYADTVEKAFRGALDKIKKTLATTFEKQKAF, from the coding sequence ATGAAAATACAATTTAACACCGACAACAATATTGAAGGACACCAAAGAGTAGAAGCATACTTTGCTTCAGAACTAGAAACTGCATTAGCACGATTTGAAGACAAAATCACCCGCGTTGAGGTTCACGTAGGTGATGAAAATAGTGCCAAACCAGGAGTCAATGACAAACGTTGTTTGATAGAAGTGCGTCCTGCAAAACTACAACCAGTAGTAGTTACAGAGTATGCAGACACCGTAGAAAAAGCCTTTAGAGGTGCGTTAGACAAAATCAAGAAAACCCTAGCGACTACTTTTGAAAAACAAAAAGCATTCTAA
- a CDS encoding prolyl oligopeptidase family serine peptidase: MKKIILIMAVFPTIVAFGQNPKPLHYPATPKGQVVDTYFGTEVADPYRWLEDDRSEETAAWVQAQNKVTQAYLDPIPFREALKTRMEKLWNYEKLSAPFQEGNFTYFYKNNGLQNQSVVYRKDASGKQEVFLDPNTFSKDGTTSLAGLEFSKDGSKVAYAISEGGSDWRKVIILDALSKRVLEDTLVDIKFSGLSWRGNEGFYYSSYQKPKGSELSAKTDQHKLYYHKLGTAQKNDPVIFGANQKWRYIGGSVTEDGAYLVISAANSTYGNALYLQSLQTPNSPIVTLVEDFNNDHSILTTKGNKLYIETDYQAPNKRIVTADFSQPTLANWVTLIPETNHVLSPSTGAGFLFATYMKDAVSMVQQYDFSGKMLREIQLPAVGTATGFAGKKTDTTLYYSFTNYTTPTTIYALDPKTGKSTLYAKPNIDFNTQKYTSKQIFYTSKDGTKIPMLITYKKGLQLNGKNPTMLYAYGGFNVSLTPSFSISNAIWMENGGIYAVPNLRGGGEYGKKWHDAGTKMQKQNVFDDFIAAAEYLIAQKYTSTQFLAIRGGSNGGLLVGATMTQRPDLMQVALPAVGVMDMLRYNSFTAGAGWAYDYGTAQDSPEMFQYLQGYSPVHNVKPGIQYPATMITTGDHDDRVVPAHSFKFAAALQEKQTGSRPTLIRIDVKAGHGAGKSVAATIQENVDIQAFALYNMGIESLPKQ; this comes from the coding sequence ATGAAAAAAATAATTTTAATAATGGCAGTATTTCCTACAATAGTCGCTTTTGGACAAAACCCCAAACCGCTACACTATCCCGCAACCCCAAAAGGGCAGGTGGTAGATACTTATTTTGGTACCGAAGTTGCAGATCCCTACCGTTGGTTAGAAGACGATCGCTCTGAAGAAACAGCCGCTTGGGTACAAGCACAAAACAAAGTAACGCAAGCGTATCTAGATCCAATTCCTTTTCGGGAAGCATTAAAAACCCGAATGGAAAAACTCTGGAACTATGAAAAATTAAGTGCCCCATTTCAAGAAGGAAATTTCACTTATTTTTATAAAAACAACGGATTACAAAATCAGTCCGTAGTGTACCGAAAAGACGCCTCCGGTAAACAAGAAGTATTCTTAGATCCCAATACCTTTTCCAAAGACGGCACCACCTCACTGGCAGGGCTTGAATTTTCTAAAGACGGCTCAAAAGTAGCCTATGCAATTTCAGAAGGAGGTAGTGATTGGCGCAAAGTAATCATCCTAGATGCCTTGTCCAAAAGAGTTCTTGAAGACACCCTTGTGGATATTAAATTTAGCGGATTATCTTGGAGAGGAAACGAAGGATTTTATTATTCAAGCTACCAAAAACCAAAAGGCAGCGAACTTTCGGCAAAAACAGACCAACACAAACTATACTATCATAAACTCGGAACCGCTCAAAAAAACGATCCAGTAATTTTTGGAGCAAACCAAAAATGGCGCTACATTGGCGGTTCTGTCACCGAAGACGGCGCTTATCTAGTCATTTCGGCGGCAAATTCTACCTATGGCAACGCGCTCTATTTGCAAAGCCTCCAAACCCCCAACAGTCCAATTGTAACCCTCGTAGAAGATTTTAATAATGACCACAGCATCCTGACCACAAAAGGCAATAAATTATATATCGAAACAGACTACCAAGCGCCTAACAAGCGCATCGTAACGGCAGATTTTAGCCAACCAACCCTCGCAAACTGGGTAACGCTCATCCCAGAGACCAACCATGTACTCTCGCCTTCAACCGGAGCCGGATTTTTATTTGCTACCTACATGAAAGATGCCGTTTCGATGGTGCAACAATACGATTTTTCGGGAAAAATGCTTCGCGAAATCCAATTGCCAGCCGTAGGAACCGCAACAGGTTTTGCAGGAAAAAAAACCGATACCACTCTATATTATTCATTTACAAATTACACCACCCCAACCACCATCTACGCCCTAGATCCCAAAACTGGAAAATCCACCCTCTACGCCAAGCCAAACATTGACTTCAATACCCAAAAGTACACCTCAAAACAAATATTTTATACCTCCAAAGACGGCACCAAAATACCCATGCTTATTACCTACAAAAAAGGCCTTCAATTGAACGGGAAAAATCCAACCATGCTGTATGCCTACGGCGGATTCAATGTCAGTTTAACGCCAAGTTTTAGCATATCCAACGCCATTTGGATGGAAAATGGCGGTATTTATGCCGTTCCTAATCTAAGAGGAGGAGGAGAATACGGAAAAAAATGGCACGATGCAGGCACCAAAATGCAAAAACAAAATGTATTTGATGATTTCATTGCCGCCGCCGAATATTTAATAGCTCAAAAATACACCTCGACCCAATTCTTGGCCATCCGAGGCGGTTCCAACGGCGGTTTATTAGTAGGAGCCACCATGACCCAACGCCCAGATTTAATGCAAGTAGCCCTTCCAGCGGTAGGAGTTATGGATATGTTGCGCTACAATAGCTTTACCGCAGGCGCAGGATGGGCCTATGACTACGGAACCGCCCAAGACAGCCCCGAAATGTTCCAATACCTCCAAGGCTATTCGCCGGTGCATAACGTCAAGCCCGGCATCCAATATCCCGCCACCATGATCACCACTGGCGACCACGACGATAGAGTAGTGCCAGCCCACAGTTTTAAATTTGCAGCAGCATTGCAAGAAAAACAAACCGGATCCCGTCCTACCCTGATCCGTATTGATGTCAAAGCAGGCCACGGTGCCGGAAAATCAGTAGCAGCCACCATTCAAGAAAATGTAGACATCCAAGCCTTTGCTCTATACAACATGGGTATTGAATCCCTACCCAAACAATAA
- a CDS encoding VanZ family protein translates to MITIANLDKYIHAFFHFVFTLLWVLFFRTQINNANKYKPLLVSFVFSVFFGILIEMLQLRLTTTRHADALDVLANIFGAILAVLLVLLYDKIKLQNTNK, encoded by the coding sequence GTGATAACCATTGCAAATTTAGATAAATATATACATGCATTTTTTCATTTTGTGTTTACATTACTTTGGGTTTTGTTTTTTAGAACTCAAATAAATAATGCTAATAAATATAAACCTCTGTTGGTTTCTTTTGTGTTTTCTGTTTTTTTTGGAATCCTGATAGAAATGCTACAGCTACGGCTTACAACTACCCGTCATGCAGATGCCTTAGATGTTTTGGCTAATATTTTTGGTGCTATCTTAGCGGTGTTGTTGGTGTTGCTTTATGATAAAATTAAATTGCAGAACACAAACAAATAA
- the gcvH gene encoding glycine cleavage system protein GcvH: protein MSIPANLKYTKDHEWVSLDGDVATVGITDFAQKELGDIVYVEVETLDQTLEKDEVFGSVEAVKTVSDLFLPLAGEIVEFNDALESTPETVNSDPYGAGWMIKIKVSNVADFDSLLSSEAYKDLIGA from the coding sequence ATGAGTATACCAGCAAATTTAAAGTACACTAAAGATCACGAATGGGTTAGTTTAGATGGAGATGTAGCTACAGTAGGAATTACAGATTTTGCCCAAAAAGAATTAGGAGACATCGTTTATGTAGAAGTAGAAACCTTAGACCAAACTCTCGAAAAAGATGAGGTTTTTGGATCTGTAGAAGCAGTAAAAACGGTATCGGATTTATTTTTACCTTTAGCAGGAGAAATAGTAGAATTCAATGACGCTTTAGAGAGTACTCCCGAAACTGTAAATTCAGACCCATACGGAGCAGGTTGGATGATAAAAATTAAAGTATCCAATGTAGCAGATTTTGATAGTTTATTGTCAAGCGAAGCATACAAAGATTTAATTGGTGCGTAA